The sequence GACGGGCCGCACGGGCGATGGCGACCATCTCCGGCGACAGGTCGACGCCGGACACGTCCAGGCCGAGCGAATCCAGCAGGGACGTCACATGGCCGGGGCCGCAGCCGAGGTCGGCCACCGGGCCGCCGCCGTCGGTCCGTACGAAGTCGGCGAACACGGCGAGCATCGCCCGGTCCAGCGGGAACTCCTCCAGGCCGTCGGCGAAGAGCTCGGCATAGCGTTCGGCCATCGCGTCGTAGGCCGTTCGGGTGGTGCGCAGGAAGTCTGGCTCGATCATGGATGCGTACCGTAGTACGACCCTCGGGCCTCACGCCCTCGGATTCTCCAACTCGCCGTGATGGCGCGTCCGGGAGGCGAGCAGCGTGCCCACGAAGCCGGTGGCCAGGCCCCAGAGCAGGGCGAGACCGAGTGCGCCCCACAGCCGAGGCCGGAGAAAGAGCTCGCCCGACAGGCCGCCGCCGAGGTCCCCGATGCCGAACAGCGACAGGCCGTAGTGGGCGTCGATCCGGCCCAGGAGGCAGACGGCGAGCACCGTGAGCGCGAGCGCGACGGCCATGTGCAGGGCGTGCCGCCAGGCCCGCACACGGGCCGGTGATCGCGAGGCCATCAGGAAGGCGACGGCCGGCAGGAGCACCGCGTCCACGGCCACGAGCCACCACACCCTGCCGTCCTGCTCGGACAGCGTGCTCAGATTCAGGGTCGAGAGGTCGGGCGTGCGCAGCACACTGTCCAGCACCTTGGGCATCGGCAGTCCGAACGGTCCCTCGACACGGCCGTCCCAGGTCGCGCCCAGACCGATCGTGAAGACGGGCCAGACGAGGTTCGGCAGCCCGAGGAGCACCACCGCGAGCGTCTGGGCGGCCTGCCCCCGGGTCACCGCCACCACCAGCGCGATGACCGCACCCAGGACGACGCACGCGAGCAGCAGCACGACCATGGCGTACGCGGCCGGGCGCACCGACTCCTGGAAACGCAGCAGCCGGGGCGGGAGCGGCGCCTTCGGGGAGACGAGCAGCGCGAGGACGAGGACGCCGGCCAGCCACAGCAGACCGAAGGCCAGCGTCACCGGCACGTCGGCCTCGAACCCGACCCGCGGCGACGAGGCGCCGAACAGGTCGCCGATGTCGGAGAGCGTGCCCTCGCCCAGGGAGACCGCGAAGGTCCGGCGGGCCGACAGCGCGAGAGCGGCCAGGGCGAGCAGCCACAGGACGGCGATCCGGCCCGCCCAGCCCGCCAGTTCGACCGTGCCCGCGACGGCCCGGTGGCGCAACGGCCGCAGGAAGCCGGCGGCGACGACCAGGGCTCCGGTCAGCGTCACCGAGAGAGGCATCACCGTCAGGCCCGCCCGGGTCTCGGCGACGGCTCCGGCGCTCCCGGCGAGGTGCACGGAACCGCCGACCGCCGTCACCACCGTCGCCGCGACGACACGCGGGAACGCGCCGTCGGGCAGGTCGGCGGCCCCCGCCGCCCACAGTCCGAGCGCGGAGACCACGAGCATGGCGATCAGCCCGGTGAGGACCGTCGCCAGGGCCTGGACCCAGCCGTGTCGGGACCTTGCCTGGTCAGAGGCTGTCTGGAAGCTCACCCTGCCACGCTAGGCAGGCCTCCGGCGGCGCGCCTGCCGGGAGGGCCGACCGCGTCCGCTTGCGGGCGGTACGGGACTCGAGCACACAATGGGCTCACTGTGGAATAAATCGGTATGAAGTGTGTGAAGTACCGCAGTGTCCCTACGCCGGGAAGAGGAGCTCGTGAGCGTCGAACCGCCGTCCTCCGGCCGTCCCACAGGACCGCCCTCCGGCCCCTTGTCGGGGCCGACCCGGCCGAGCCCACCTTCCGGTCCCTCCGGCGGAGGTCCGGGAAGCTCCGGGGGTTCCGGCGATTCCGGCGGTCCCGGGGGCCCAGGCGGTCCCAGCGGTTCCGGTGGACCCCGGCAGCCCGATCCGGGCGCGGGCGGTGGTCCAGGACGGCCCTGGTGGAAGTCCGCGCCGCGGGTCGCCCTCATCGCCGCCGCGGTCGTCGTCGCCGTGGTCCTGGCCGTCGTCCTCACCCGGCCCGACGGCACGACCACCGCCACGGGCTCGGACGGTGAGGTCTTCCTCCAGGCGGCGGGCAAGTCGGGGCCCGACCCGTTCACCGGGTCGACGGCACGGGACAGCTCCACCGCGCCCGTGACGCCCTCGCCCACGGACACCTCCGAGTCGGGCAACGCGACACGGGGCGTGGACGG is a genomic window of Streptomyces sp. NBC_00414 containing:
- a CDS encoding streptophobe family protein, whose protein sequence is MSFQTASDQARSRHGWVQALATVLTGLIAMLVVSALGLWAAGAADLPDGAFPRVVAATVVTAVGGSVHLAGSAGAVAETRAGLTVMPLSVTLTGALVVAAGFLRPLRHRAVAGTVELAGWAGRIAVLWLLALAALALSARRTFAVSLGEGTLSDIGDLFGASSPRVGFEADVPVTLAFGLLWLAGVLVLALLVSPKAPLPPRLLRFQESVRPAAYAMVVLLLACVVLGAVIALVVAVTRGQAAQTLAVVLLGLPNLVWPVFTIGLGATWDGRVEGPFGLPMPKVLDSVLRTPDLSTLNLSTLSEQDGRVWWLVAVDAVLLPAVAFLMASRSPARVRAWRHALHMAVALALTVLAVCLLGRIDAHYGLSLFGIGDLGGGLSGELFLRPRLWGALGLALLWGLATGFVGTLLASRTRHHGELENPRA